From the Desulfobotulus mexicanus genome, the window TAAAGGAGGCATCGAGTATAAGTCGCCATTCATGATGATAAGTCATTCAGTAACCGGATCAGGGGGGACTGCAAAACCCTATTTAAATTGCAGGGCAGGGGAGAAGGATGGAATTTAAAGCTTTGTTTGGAAACAGCAGGGAAAAAATGGCGGAACGTTGGATAACGCTTGTAGCCGGAACCTATCCTGCCAGGCGCAGCCAGTCATTTTTTCTCAATGAAAAAGATCCTTTTGCCAATCCCGTCGGACATACTCTTCGTACAGTTCTTCCGGAAGTACTCAAGGGTCTTGTGGAAGGGCTTGGGGATGAGGAACTTGAAAAACTTCTGGACCCCCTCATCCGTATCCGTGCAGTACAGGAGTTTACGCCTAAAGAAGCGGTGACCTTTGTTTTTTATCTCAAAGATCTTGCCCGTGAAGCATTGGGCTCAAAAATACTGGAAGATAAAAAAAATCAGTCCTTGCTCTATGCCTTTGACAAGAGGGTGGATGATCTTTCCCTGATAGCCTTCAGTCTTTACATGGCCTGCAGGGAACAGATATGGTCCTTTAAATCCCGTCATGTGGTGGAAAGGAGCATTAATCTTCTGGAAAAGGCGGACATTCTCTGTGAGGTGGAAAATCTGGGGGTGGATATTCTTCCCCAGCGGATTTTCAGGAAAATGCAGAAGGATGCAGCAGAAAAAAAAGAAGCCATAACTAACTGAGAAGGTGTTGTATTATCAGCTTTTTTTATCCTCAGGGTAAATTTTCAGTCCGTATGAATGGGCAGAATCTTTTTTCTTAAGAACAGATTTAAAGATTCTTAGCATTGTAAATACGGATTTTCTTTACTAAGGAAAGTCCTGTTTATAGGGGTTAATGGCAGCGGTAATGGGCTAGAGTCGCCGGGTTATCGCTGTCGGCAGAATCAATTTTGGACCGGAGTTAACTCCGGATCGGTGTTTCTTGCCGAAGAGAGAGGTAGTGTCCATGAATCAACACCTGCTTTATTCCCTTGCGGCGGTACTGGTTCTCGGTTTGATCGGCTATGCCGGTGGAAGCGGGATGCCCTATCTGTTTGGGGTCATCATACCCTATGCCGCCATGGTGCTGTTTTTTGCAGGGTTCGCCATGCGGATGCTGGGATGGGTAAAATCCCCTGTCCCCTTCCGCATTCCGACCACCTGCGGGCAGCAGCAATCTTTTTCCTGGATCCAGCACTCCAAGTACGACAATCCCTCGAATAAGAGGGATGTTCTTGTGCGCATGCTGCTGGAAATCTTTCTTTTCCGGTCTCTTTTCCGCAATACGAAAAACGAGATCCGTGAAGGAAAGGTCGTTTATAACCTGGAAATCTGGCTTTGGCTTTTCGGCCTGATTTTCCACTATTCCTTCCTTGTGGTTCTGGTAAGGCATCTTCGCTTTTTCCTGGAGCCCATCCCCGCCCTTCTCAAGGTGGTGGAAATGCTGGATGGCATTCTGCAGATCGGGCTTCCCGGTATCATGCTTTCCGGCTTCATGCTTCTGGGTGCGGCCCTGTTCCTTTTTGCCCGCCGTATCCTTATTCCCCAGGTACGCTACATTTCCCTTACAGCGGATTATTTTCCGGTTCTGCTGATTGCTTCCATTGCAGGTACAGGGATACTGATGCGTTATGTTGCCAAGGTGGATATTTTCACGGTGAAGCAGATGACCATGAGCCTTGCCACCTTCAGCCCTGTGGTGCCTGAAGGTATAGGTGGTCTTTTCTATGCCCACTTTTTCCTTGTTTGCGTATTGTTTGCTTATTTTCCCTTCTCAAAACTGATGCACTCCGGCGGTATTTTCCTGAGCCCCACAAGGAATATGGCAAACAACAGCCGGGCCGTACGTCATATTAATCCCTGGAATCCCAAGCTGAAGTTCGTTACCTATGCGGATTATGAGGACGAATTCAGAGAGAAGATGATCGAGGCCGGCCTGCCGGTGGAAAAGAAGGAGTAAACCATGGTCGATATTCCCAATGCGGATGAATTGATCCAGATAGACAGGACACCGGGTAAAGAGAGCTGGATGGACGTTCCACCGGATCTCTCCGAAGGAAGGTTCTGTTACCCGGCCAAGCCGAAGACTCTGGAATATCTCGGGCTTCCCAATGCAAGGGTCTGGAGCCCGTCAGATGAAGACTGGCAACTGCCGCCGGACTGGCAGAAAATCATCCATGAAGGTTTCAAGGAGAGACTGGATAAATACCGCTCCCTGAAGGTATTCATGGATATCTGTGTCCGCTGTGGTGCCTGTGCCGATAAATGTCATTACTACATCGGTTCCGGTGATCCCAAAAACATGCCCGTACTCAGGGCGGAGCTGCTGCGCTCCATCTACCGCAATGATTTTACCATGGCAGGTAAGATACTGGGACGCATTGCAGGAGCCAGAAAACTCACCCCTCAGGTGATTAAAGAGTGGTTCAGTTATTTCTATCAGTGTACGGAATGCCGCCGCTGCTCCGTGTATTGCCCCTACGGCATTGACACGGCAGAAATTACCATGATGGCCCGTGAGCTTCTGAACCTTCTTGGTCTGAATATCAACTGGATCAAGGATCCCGTGGCCAACTGTTCCCGTACGGGTAACCATCTGGGGATTCAGCCCCAGAACATGGTTGAAATCATTGATTTCTTCTGTGATGACATTGAGGAAATAACCGGTGTCAGGCCCAACCCGACCTTTAACCGTAAAGGTGCTGAAGTTCTTTTCATCACGCCTTCCGGTGATGCCTTTGCCGATCCCGGTACCTATACCTATATGGGGTATCTGATGCTGTTTGAGGCCATTGGTCTTGATTATACCATCAGCACCTATGCTTCCGAGGGTGGTAACTTCGGTCTGTTCACATCTTCAGACATGATGAAAAAGATCAATGCCAAAATGTACCACGAGGCAGAGCGTCTGGGTGTAAAGTGGATTCTTGGTGGTGAATGTGGTCATATGTGGCGGGTTATCAATCAGTATATGGATACCATGAATGGTCCCACGGGTCCGAAAATGGAGATTCCCAAATCTCCGATTACGGGTACGGTGTTTAAGAATGCCGCATCCACAAAAATGGTTCATATTGCTGAGTTCACTGCAGACCTGATCCGTAATGGCAAGCTGAACCTGAAGCCCGGCCGTAACGATCATCTCAAGGTTACTTACCATGATTCCTGCAACCCGGCCCGTGCCATGGGTATGCTGGATGAGCCCCGTTATGTACTGCAGAATGTATGCAATAACTTCTATGAAATGCCCGAAAACACCATTCGGGAGCAAACCTTCTGCTGTGGTTCCGGTTCCGGTCTGAACACCGAGGAAATTATGGAACTCCGTATGCGTGGTGGGCTGCCAAGGGCCAATGCTGTCAAGCATGTCCATGATAAATACGGTGTCAATATGCTGTCATGTGTCTGCGCCATCGACCGTGCTGTTCTGCCTCCTCTCATGGATTACTGGGTGCCTGGCGTTTCTGTCACCGGTCTGCATGAACTGGTGGGTAATGCCCTGGTTCTGGACGGAGAGCATGAAAGGGAAACCAACCTGCGTTTTGAACCTTTAGAGAATGCGGAGGGCGCAGATGAGTGATAAATTGAAAGTCCTTGCGGGACTTCTTGTGCTGGCGGTGCTGATTACGCTGCCCTTCTGGCTGAATGCCGGTAAGTCCGGTGCTGCCCCGGAGATTGTCATTGCCGAAGCAGCCAAAAAAGCCGGAAACTGCGTGGAATCCAAGGAATGGATGGCTGCCAACCACATGGCTCTTCTTGATAAGTGGCGGGATGTGGTGGTACGTGAAGGCAAGCATGTCTATGTGAGTGAAAGCGGACAGGAGTTCAATATGAGTCTTTCTTCCGGGGAAAACTCCTGCCTCGGTTGCCATACCTCCACTGCTGAATTCTGTGACAGCTGTCATGATTATACAGGTGTGGGTACACTCTACTGCTGGGAATGCCACATAGACCCGTCAAAGGAGAATAAGTGATGAAGGAAAGCAGACGCAAGTTTCTGAAAATTGCCGGTGTCTCTGCCATCGGTATAGGAACGGGTTCTGTGCTGACTGCCTTTGCCTCTTCGGGTTCGAAGGAAGAAAAGGCTGCACAAGCCGCAGGAGCCAGGTTTAAGCATCGGTCGGAAAGTCTCAAGGCTGGCCATTGGGGCATGGTGATTGATACCCGTAAGATTGATGCGGATCTTGCGGCAAAAATTCAGGAGACCTGTCACAGCATACATAATGTTCCCGGCATTGAAGGGAAGCAGGAGCTGAAGTGGATCTGGCCTTCGACATTCAAGCATGTTTTTCCCATGCAGGAAGCCCGTTACCTTTCCGATCAGCTTAAAAATGCTCCCATCCTTGCCCTGTGCAATCATTGTGAGAATCCTCCATGTGTGCGGGTATGTCCCACCAAGGCCACTTTCCAGCGGGAAGATGGCATTATCATGATGGATTTTCACCGTTGCATCGGCTGCCGTTTCTGTATGGCTGGCTGTCCTTACGGAGCCAGAAGTTTTAATTTCCGGGATCCAAAGCCTTTTATCAAGGAAATGGACCCCATGTATCCCCATCGTATGATCGGGGTTGTGGAAAAATGCAACTTCTGCGATGAGCGCCTGGCCAGAGGCCAGATGCCTGCCTGCGTGGAAGTGTCCAAAGGCGCTATTCTTTTCGGTGACCTGGATGATCCCGACTCCAATGTCCGTAAGGCCCTCAGAGCCAATACCACCATCCGACGGAAGCCAAGTCTGGGTACAAGCCCTTCCGTCTATTACATAGTGTGAGGTGACCATGCTGGAAAAAGCGATCAAAGGAAGCAGCAAGTACTGGATATGGATCGCCTCCCTGCTGCTGATCATCGGGGTGGCGGGACTTGCCTGGATGAAGCAGCTGGATCAGGGTCTTGTCATCACAGGTATGAGCCGTGATGTGACCTGGGGCTTCTATATTGCCCAGTTTACTTTCCTTGTGGGTGTTGCCGCAGGGGGGGTTATGCTGGTGCTTCCCTATTATCTTCACGATTATAAGGCCTTTGGCAGGATTACCGTTCTCGGTGAGTTTCTGGCCATTGCCTCCATTGTCATGTGTCTGCTTTTCATTATTGCAGACATGGGTTTTCCTTCCCGTCTGATGAACGTAATCATTTATGCCAGTCCGGATTCCATGCTTTTCTGGGATATGATTGTTCTCAACGGTTATCTTTTCCTTAACATTCTTGTGGGATGGAATGTGCTTGAGGCGGAACGCAATGGTGTTCCTGCCAAAAAGTGGGTGAAAATTTTAGCTCTTATTTCCATTCCCTGGGCCTTTGGTATCCATACGGTTACGGCTTATCTGTACTGTGGTCTGCCCGGAAGGGGCTTCTGGCTTTCTGCCATTATTGCTCCCCGCTTCCTGGCTTCCGCCTTTGCAGCAGGTCCGGCCTTCCTGATTATTCTGGCCACCATTCTTAAGAAAACCACTGGTTTTGACTCCGGTGATAAAGCCCTGCGGACTCTTTCCAAGATTGTCTGCTATGCCCTTATTGCCAATGTGTTTTTCTTTATCTGTGAAGTATTTGTGGTCTTCTACAGCCAGAATCCTGAGCATATGGATCACTTCATTTATCTGTTCTGGGGAACGGGGAATCTGGTACCCTTCATGTGGGCATCCATGATTCTTATGGTTACCGGGATTGTTCTGCTTCTGATACCAAAATACAGAAACAACCTTTCTCTGCTGCCATGGATCTGTGGTATTGTTTTCATCGGTACCTGGCTTGATAAGGGACTTGGTTTTGTAACGGGAGGTTTTGTTCCCAACCCCCTGCATGAGTACACAGAATATGCGCCAACGGCTCTTGAGCTTGTGATCAGCATGGGCATTTTTGCCACAGGCTTTCTGGTTCTGACCCTGCTCTTCAAAATGGTTGTAGGTATTAAGCAGGAAACAGGGGATACAACACCCCACTGATTTCCTGTGAGCTTTTGCCTAAAGGATGTATGAAGTAAGCTGTTGTCTGAATTATAAAGGGAGGACTGCCTGTTGCGGTCCTCCTTTTTTCTTTGGAGAATTGAATTTTCTGCTGCAGCTGCATAATATGCTTCCGTTTTGTTTGACGCTGAGGTTTTTCATGCTTGTGCATGGATCTTTCCTGTGTCAGAATGCGAAGCAGAAATTTCACATAAAGGAGGGCTTTGAAATGGATAAGTATGAATGTCCCTGTGGTTATGTGTATGATCCTGCGGAAGGAGATCCGGACAATGGTATCCCTGCAGGAACGTCTTTTGCGGATCTTCCGGAAGACTGGCTGTGCCCGGTCTGCGATTCGGAAAAGGAGTTTTTTGAAAAGGTCTGAGCGCCAGTGATGCAGAAGGAACAGAAGGTTTTTATCTGGAAGCAGGGATTTGACCGGAGAGGAAATATATTTTCGGTGTAATTGAATAGTGTTTCAGGAAAACAATTGTTCCATCACACAGTATTCTTATCTGCCTCAGGTGGATAAAGATGAACAGAAAAGGGAGGTATCCGGTTGACCCCTCCCTTTTTTTATTATCCCCGTCAGCCGGAAATGGATGTTTTGATGCGTAAGGTGGAAAAAGGCGATCAGGTTCAGGTGCACTATACGGGAACATTTCCGGAAGGTGAAATGTTTGATTCTTCAGAAGGTCGCGGACCCTTAAGCTTTGAAGTGGGCAGTGGTCAGATGATTCCCGGTTTTGATGCGGCTGTGCTTGGTATGGCCGTAGGAGAAAAGAAAAAGTTTACCCTGCCCCCTGAGGAAGCCTATGGCCCTCACAATCCCGAGCTTGTGGCTGTATACGAAAAAAGTCTTTTTCCTGAAGGTATGGAGCTTGAGGAAGGGATGATTCTTGAGAGCCGCATGGAAGACGGTACGGTTATTCCCATCCGTATTGCCGGTATTGATGGTGAGGATGTAACTGTGGATGCCAATTTTCCCATGGCCGGGAAAACACTGGTTTTTGATATTGAGCTGGTTGCCATCAGCTGAATACTTTTAAAATTGTTTTAAAAGATACTTAAAAAGGTTCCATTTTCTTTTTTGGGAATGGAACCTTTTTATGATTCGGAAGGAGTCATGGTTTCCCAGCATCTCCTGTTTTTAAAAAACTCTGTTATAAAATGATGGTTGAAAAGATGGCCGGATTTAATGGTTTTAATGTGGCCCCGTATGGGCATGCCAATGAGGGAAAAGTCTCCGATACAGTCCAGAAGCTTATGCCGGACGAATTCATCCGGAAATCGAAGGCCTTCTTCATTGATAATGCTGTCTCCACTGACAACCACAGCACTTTCCAGTGAGCCTCCCCTGCCAAGCCCCATCTGTTTCATGAATTCCACTTCATGGAGAAATCCGAAGGTTCTGGCTGGTGCAATTTTTGTAAGGAAGCTGTCATCATCCAGCAGGATGCTGATGGTTTGTCTGCCGATTAAAGGATTGGGAAATTCTATGGTGCAGGTGATACGGAAATCTTCATCGGGATAGACTCCTACAAACTTATCACCGTCAGCAATTTCAATGGGGTGGGTCACTATGAAGTGGGATCTCGGAGCGGCCTGTACAATAATACCGGCCTCTTTTATTTTCTGTGAAAAAACAGCAGCACTGCCATCCATGATGGGCATTTCGTAATTGTCCAGTTCTACGCGGGCATTGTCTATACCCATCCCGGCAAAACTTGCCATGAGATGTTCAATGGTGGAAACGATGATGCCGTTTTCTCCAATCACCGTAGCGAGGCTGGTATCCACAACCCGGCTGAAAAGGGCTGGAATTCCCTGGGTGCCGGGAAGATCTGTCCGGAAGAAGCGGATTCCGTGGTTTTCAGGCGCAGGTTTTATTGTAAGCGTGGCTTCTTTTCCGGAATGCACCCCTGTACCTGAACAGGATATGGGTGCAGCAAGGGTCTGTTGCTTAGATCGTAATGCCATAAAAAGTCCGTTTCCTGCCTTTTTTGTATATTGCATCCTCCTAGATGTCGGGCTATTAAAACAAAACTGTTTATGGAAATCCATATTTTTATTTAATCCGGTAAAAAGAAAGTTAAAAATATGCTTGCCAGAAGCTGCTGCGCTGCCGTTATCGGTGTTGATGCCATTGCCGTAACCGTAGAGGTGGATGTGGGAAGGGGACTTCCCGTATTTCAGATTGTGGGACTTCCGGAAACAGCGGTAAGGGAAAGCAGGGATCGTATTCGAACGGCATTGCGTAATGGTGGTTATGGTTTTCCCAAGGGGCGGATTACCGTAAACCTTTCTCCGGCGGATATCCGAAAGGAGGGTACGGGTTTTGACCTTGCCATTGCCCTCGGTATTCTTGCCGCATCCGGTTTTTTGCCCCCGGATGTTGTGGGTTCCCATCTGGCTTTGGGGGAACTGTCTCTGGATGGACGTGTGAATCCTGTACGCGGGGCTCTGGCCGTGGCTGCCCTTGCGGATGCTGCTCATATCCGGGGCCTTCTTGTTCCCCTTGCCAATGTGGCGGAAGCTGCGGCATCGGGAAGAATTCCTGCCTTTGGTATAAAAAATCTTGGAGAAGCCGTGGATCATCTGGCGGGACGGAAGCTTCTTGAGCCAAAGGAGCCCGTTGATTTTTCATGCCTCAATACTTCCGTATGGGATGCGGATTTAAAGGACGTCGCAGGTCAGGATCATGCCAAAAGAGCCCTTGAGGTTGCTGCTGCCGGCTCCCATAATCTTCTTATGAGTGGATCTCCCGGATCAGGCAAGACCATGCTGGCACGCCGCCTGCCTGGCATTCTGCCTCCCCTTTCCTTTGATGAAGCCCTGGAAACCAGCCGGATTTATTCAGCAGCAGGACTTCTGGATTCCAGCACTGGTCTTGTGGTGACAAGGCCCTTCAGGGCACCTCATCATACCATCAGTGATGCTGGTCTTGTGGGTGGCGGAAGTCATCCCCGGCCGGGAGAGATCAGTCTTGCCCATCAAGGAGTTTTGTTTCTGGATGAGTTTCCTGAATTCAGGAAAAGCCTGCTGGATATGCTGCGCCAGCCCCTGGAAGATCGTATGCTGATGGTTTCGAGAGCTTCCTGTACGGTTCGTTTTCCTGCATCAATAATGCTGGTGGCAGCCATGAATCCCTGTCCCTGCGGGTACGCCGATGAACCTGACGGCAGGTGCAGGTGTGCTCCATCGGCAGTGGATCGTTACCGGGGTAAAATATCAGGCCCTTTGATGGACAGAATGGATATACAGATAGAGGTTCCTTCCCTTGCGTATCAGGATTTTCGGCGTGCCGGAGAGGGGGAGTCATCCCTCAGGGTAAGGGAGCGGGTTGTAAGGGCAAGGGAAATACAGGCCCAGCGTTTTTCCGGCAGGCCATATTTGTGCAACGCCGCCATGGATGCTTCGGCAATAAGAGAGTTCTGCAGGACGGATTACGCAGGAGAAAAGCTTTTATCCTACGCAGCGGAAAGTCTGCGCCTGTCGGCCAGGGGAGTATCCCGGGTTCTTAAAATTGCCAGAACCATAGCAGATCTTGAACAATCTGAGGCTCTTATGGAAAGCCATCTGGCGGAGGCCGTACAATACAGGCGTTTTCGTCCGGACATTTCTTGAATAATCAGGAAAAAGCCCCATGAAAATAAGGGTATCATCCTATGTACACAAAACCATGTTTATGGGAATAAATAATCAACCTCTTCGGAAAAGGAGCGTTCCTCCACACGCTCCGGAAGATACTGAACCGGTCTCCCCCCTCCCACCCGGTACAGGTTCTTCTTGTAAGTCCCCAGTATTGGGCTTTCTGTCCGTGTGCAGCCCTTACAGACTTTTGCGGACAGAAAGTTCCAATGCCCCTTTATTTTCAGAGAATCTGACATCCCGCAGCATGGGAGGTGTCAGATTTTTTTTGTTTTTTTTTTAAAAAAGACAACAGATGTTTAATTTATTATTGATTCTTTGAATATGAGCTGCTAACAATCCTGACACTGTTTTAATAAAAGGAGCCGCAAACGGGGGTGCGGCGCATCAAAAACCTAAAGTATGGTGTGGAGGGCAACATGCTGGCAAGAAGAGGAGTGGAGGAAGAAGCACAGGTAAAAGAGAATCAGGATCATCAGAATGAATGTTACTGGAACTGGCTTGAATGTACGGAAAGGGCCATGGGAGAGGCTCTGCAGGACGCAAAAAAAAGGAAAAAATAGATTTTAATAATTCGACACAATCTGAATCCGTGGCATATTTTCTGATATGTACTGAAAGTAAAAAATGTTAATTTAGTGCCCTATGAACATGTATTAAAAGATGTTTTCAGTCTATATCAATTTGTTTGCCACGGATTCAGATAAAAATTAAAAAACGCTTTTGTTAAGTGGGTATTGCAAGGGAGAAGTGTTTCCGGTAAATCATATTCTGGGATTATAATTGTAGAACACCGGAGACATGGAAGTGATTTTTTATAAATATGCAACAATACAGTGCACGGACAGTGGGGTTTTTCTGTTCATGGACAATGAGATCGAAGTGCCAACCATGGGAAAATGTACATGGCTGCGGCAGTTTGATCCGGGACAACGTAATGAAGCGTTTTCATTTGCCATTCGCTGGACACTTGTAAAGGTTAGTGAAATAATTCTTTCCGTAAATGGTAAAAAGCAGGTAAGGCTTCTTTACATCCGTGATCCTGAAGATAAAACACGTCCATACAAAAGCCGTTTCTGGTAGATGATGCACTTTTTGTGCTGAGATATCAGTTAAGAAGAAAAAATTACCCGGAATTTCGAATGCCTTACAGCCTTACGGAATTTCGGGTTTTTTTATCTGTTTACTGGTGTCATTCAGCTATGCGAACCTTAATCTGGTAAAATTGTAAGGCCAGATTTTGTGTGGTTGCCAGTTTGAACCCGGAAAGGGTATATCTGCAAAAAAGAGGCGTAAATAACTTTTGTAGGGCAAGGTCTTATTCCTGCCTGAATCAAAAATCCGCTCGTATTATGGTCTGACAACAACCGGCTCAGCAAACTGTTGCTGAGTCAGGATAGTAATCAGAAATCAAAAAGGAGCACAGATGAAAAATTTTGAGTTTTGCAATCCCGTTCGTATTGTTTTTGGAAAGGGCAAAATTGCAGATCTGGATAGGCTTATACCGGAAAATGCTTTTGTGCTTGTCCTGACGGGTGGTGGATCCGTAAAAAACAACGGAGTTTTTGATCAGGTGACCATGGCCTTGAAATCCCGTAAATGGGAAGAATTTTCAGGCATAGAGGCTAATCCTGACTATGATACCTGTATGAAAGCTGTAGAAAGAATAAAAGAGAAAAAAATTGACTTTATCCTTGCCGTGGGAGGTGGCTCTGTCATTGATGCGGCAAAATTCATTGTGGCGGCAGCCTGTCATAATGGCAGTGATCCCTGGGATATTGTGACGGGTCAGGCAAAAATAAAAACAGCCCTTCCCTTTGGTTCTGTTCTTACTTTGGCAGCAACAGGTTCAGAAATGAACGCAGGATCTGTTATTTCAAGGCGTTCCATAGGAGCCAAACTTCCCTTTGCATCGGAAAAGGTTTTTCCACGTTTTTCCATTCTGGATCCGGAAACCACCTATTCCCTGCCTTCCCATGTCAGCGCCTGTGGTGTGGTGGATGCATGGGTCCATGTACTGGAACAGTATCTTTCCCATGCCATCCATGCTCCTTTGCAGGACAGACAGTCAGAGGCACTGCTCCTGACCCTCCTGGAGCAGGGGCCAAAGCTTATGGAAAATCCCAACGATTATGACGTGAGGGCGGATATAATGTGGTGTGCCACACAGGCCCTTAACGGACTCATTGGCTGTGGTGTTCCACAGGACTGGGCAACCCATATGATAGGTCATGAATTGACGGCAGCTTTCGGACTGGCCCATGCGGAATCTCTGGCCATTGTCCTTCCTGCCCTTTTGCGGGTGCGTAAAGAACATAAAAAAACCAAGCTTGAGCAGTATGGCCGCAGGGTTCTGGGAGTTGACGATGCAGGTGATCCGGCTGAAGCGGCAATTGTGGCAACGGAAGTATTTTTTAAAAGGATGGGACTTGGAGTGCGGCTTTCGGACTATGGCATTCCCCTGGAAGCTGTTTCTATGGTGGCGGATATTCTTGATCGTCGGGGATTCAGGCTGGGAGAGGACAGGGCTGTGGATGGGGCCATGGTGAGGAAAATTCTTGTTATGGCATCGGTTCCTGAAAATCTTTGAAATCGGATGCATTCCCATGGCAGATGTAACGATCAATGGCGGGTTTCATTGCCTCGGGTGCCAGTTTGATAAAACCGCATTTTTCAAGGATTCGGGAAGAAGCGAGATTACCTCTGGCTGTGTGGGCCCGCACATGGGTGACATGTGGATGGGAAAAGGCCCAGTCCAGAAGAGCCTGTACGGCTTCACTGGCAAGTCCTTTTTCCTGCCATGGCTGGAGCAGGGCATAGCCTAGTTCCACTCCGCCATTAATATCGGGTGGTTCCATGAACCCGCAGCTCATTATGAGTATATCTGTCTGAATTCTTTCGAGAATGCCATACCATAAAAACCATCCTGTTTTATCCGGATGGCTTGTTATCTTTTCCTGAAACCAGTGTTTCAGGGGAAAAAGGCTTGCAGGTGGCCATTTTTCAGGGATTTCAGCATTCAGGAGCCTGGAAAGTTTTTTGAAAGAAAGGTTTTCTGCTTCCAGCAGTATCGGGCAGACGGGTATAAGGCGCATTCTCCGAGTCTGGATTATATGGTCAGAAATGGATTTCACAGTGAAGCTGCCTGTTTTAAGAGAAACAGCATTTTTTCCTCCGAAGGAAGGCCTGCAAAGGGAGGATGTCCCGGAACCACAAAGCTTGGTGTAATGCGGATATTTCGTTCTGCAGCCTCAATGGCAGCAGTGCGGAGTCTTGATTCATAGATATGACTGTCAATGGCCTTATCCATGGCATCAGGATCAAGGCCTTGTTCTGCGGCAATCTTTCTGAGGATTTCAGGATCTCCTATGTTTTGATTTCTTGTAAAAAGTGCTTCAAATACGGCTGTATGAAAGATATCAAAACAACCTGCATCCCTTGCAAATTCTGCTGCACGTATAGCTCTTCCGGAGTTTACCATTCTTTTGGTTTCACAGAAATGGATACTGAAGGGAGCTGCCTTAAGGTTGATTTTACGGGTAAAGGCAGCTGTATCCAAGCCTGGATAAAAATCTGTTAAGGCAATACCATCATAAGGAATTTCCGGGTGCAGTTCAAAGGGGACCCATATGGTGGAAAAAGAAAGACCTTTTCCTGTTTTTTCCACCATAGCCTTTGCCAGATAGCAGTATGGGCAGGCAAAATCAGAAAAAATACGAAGACCAGCCATTCCCCCTCCTTATTAATCTCTTTTTAAAATTTAAATCAGGTCTCAGCTTCAGCTTCTGCCAGCAAGCTTGTTTTTAATGCAAAAAAACCGGTAGTCAGGATCATTATATTTACAGCATATCCGATCATGGCAGAG encodes:
- a CDS encoding FKBP-type peptidyl-prolyl cis-trans isomerase — its product is MTPPFFYYPRQPEMDVLMRKVEKGDQVQVHYTGTFPEGEMFDSSEGRGPLSFEVGSGQMIPGFDAAVLGMAVGEKKKFTLPPEEAYGPHNPELVAVYEKSLFPEGMELEEGMILESRMEDGTVIPIRIAGIDGEDVTVDANFPMAGKTLVFDIELVAIS
- the lpxC gene encoding UDP-3-O-acyl-N-acetylglucosamine deacetylase yields the protein MALRSKQQTLAAPISCSGTGVHSGKEATLTIKPAPENHGIRFFRTDLPGTQGIPALFSRVVDTSLATVIGENGIIVSTIEHLMASFAGMGIDNARVELDNYEMPIMDGSAAVFSQKIKEAGIIVQAAPRSHFIVTHPIEIADGDKFVGVYPDEDFRITCTIEFPNPLIGRQTISILLDDDSFLTKIAPARTFGFLHEVEFMKQMGLGRGGSLESAVVVSGDSIINEEGLRFPDEFVRHKLLDCIGDFSLIGMPIRGHIKTIKSGHLFNHHFITEFFKNRRCWETMTPSES
- a CDS encoding YifB family Mg chelatase-like AAA ATPase, which encodes MLARSCCAAVIGVDAIAVTVEVDVGRGLPVFQIVGLPETAVRESRDRIRTALRNGGYGFPKGRITVNLSPADIRKEGTGFDLAIALGILAASGFLPPDVVGSHLALGELSLDGRVNPVRGALAVAALADAAHIRGLLVPLANVAEAAASGRIPAFGIKNLGEAVDHLAGRKLLEPKEPVDFSCLNTSVWDADLKDVAGQDHAKRALEVAAAGSHNLLMSGSPGSGKTMLARRLPGILPPLSFDEALETSRIYSAAGLLDSSTGLVVTRPFRAPHHTISDAGLVGGGSHPRPGEISLAHQGVLFLDEFPEFRKSLLDMLRQPLEDRMLMVSRASCTVRFPASIMLVAAMNPCPCGYADEPDGRCRCAPSAVDRYRGKISGPLMDRMDIQIEVPSLAYQDFRRAGEGESSLRVRERVVRAREIQAQRFSGRPYLCNAAMDASAIREFCRTDYAGEKLLSYAAESLRLSARGVSRVLKIARTIADLEQSEALMESHLAEAVQYRRFRPDIS
- a CDS encoding iron-containing alcohol dehydrogenase, whose translation is MKNFEFCNPVRIVFGKGKIADLDRLIPENAFVLVLTGGGSVKNNGVFDQVTMALKSRKWEEFSGIEANPDYDTCMKAVERIKEKKIDFILAVGGGSVIDAAKFIVAAACHNGSDPWDIVTGQAKIKTALPFGSVLTLAATGSEMNAGSVISRRSIGAKLPFASEKVFPRFSILDPETTYSLPSHVSACGVVDAWVHVLEQYLSHAIHAPLQDRQSEALLLTLLEQGPKLMENPNDYDVRADIMWCATQALNGLIGCGVPQDWATHMIGHELTAAFGLAHAESLAIVLPALLRVRKEHKKTKLEQYGRRVLGVDDAGDPAEAAIVATEVFFKRMGLGVRLSDYGIPLEAVSMVADILDRRGFRLGEDRAVDGAMVRKILVMASVPENL
- a CDS encoding GNAT family N-acetyltransferase, with translation MKSISDHIIQTRRMRLIPVCPILLEAENLSFKKLSRLLNAEIPEKWPPASLFPLKHWFQEKITSHPDKTGWFLWYGILERIQTDILIMSCGFMEPPDINGGVELGYALLQPWQEKGLASEAVQALLDWAFSHPHVTHVRAHTARGNLASSRILEKCGFIKLAPEAMKPAIDRYICHGNASDFKDFQEPMP
- a CDS encoding DsbA family oxidoreductase is translated as MAGLRIFSDFACPYCYLAKAMVEKTGKGLSFSTIWVPFELHPEIPYDGIALTDFYPGLDTAAFTRKINLKAAPFSIHFCETKRMVNSGRAIRAAEFARDAGCFDIFHTAVFEALFTRNQNIGDPEILRKIAAEQGLDPDAMDKAIDSHIYESRLRTAAIEAAERNIRITPSFVVPGHPPFAGLPSEEKMLFLLKQAASL